A window of Fibrobacter sp. contains these coding sequences:
- a CDS encoding tRNA (guanine-N7)-methyltransferase, with amino-acid sequence MSEEKIEVVEGEEAVEKEVVIPEFFRDLKEDENAKSLWHYVFRTNGDRKPIATPDGLPHKLDFDWKDMFPNHNDHIEVEIGSGKGSFIADYAAKHPDYYIMGSEWDYTWAAFAQRKMNKAGVLDNASMLRGDVFYFLRDCVKDNTVDAFHMYFPDPWPKER; translated from the coding sequence ATGAGCGAAGAAAAAATTGAAGTTGTTGAAGGCGAAGAAGCCGTAGAAAAGGAAGTGGTCATTCCGGAATTTTTCCGCGACCTGAAGGAAGACGAAAACGCCAAGTCCCTTTGGCATTACGTGTTCCGCACCAACGGCGATCGCAAGCCTATCGCCACTCCTGATGGCCTCCCCCACAAGCTGGACTTTGACTGGAAGGACATGTTCCCCAACCACAACGACCACATCGAAGTGGAAATCGGCTCCGGCAAGGGCAGCTTCATCGCCGACTACGCAGCCAAGCACCCGGACTACTACATCATGGGTAGCGAATGGGATTACACCTGGGCTGCATTCGCTCAGCGCAAGATGAACAAGGCAGGCGTTCTGGACAACGCCTCCATGCTTCGCGGCGACGTTTTCTATTTCCTCCGCGACTGCGTCAAGGACAACACCGTGGACGCATTCCACATGTACTTCCCGGATCCGTGGCCCAAGGAACG